The Lactuca sativa cultivar Salinas chromosome 2, Lsat_Salinas_v11, whole genome shotgun sequence genome includes the window AAAATTCACAATAGAATGGGAAAGAGGTGCGGTAAAACTGCACCCAAGATCGCATAGGGGGAGCGGTGTTCCCCTATCTATGTGACACTTGGTGCTGTCAACCCGTAGTCCACTCCCCTTGGtctaataaaacttcatttttaaaCCAACTTTATTTTTGAAGGACAAAAATACATCTATCTTTTTTTTGTTAAACATGAGgtataatattttaaagtttTGAAAAGAATGGTATCATTTTTGTCATACATTTTTATTTGTCATATTCACGTTGTACTTGCTAAAGTATAGTGGTTTTCCATTTTTGTCAcaagatttttattttattttatttaaagtaaaattaattatataaaacataatatattagttatgtaaaactaaatttttcattaaaattaAAAAGACAAATAcacttaaaattaaataaaacacAACAAActtgaaattaaaataaaatacaagacacttgaaataaaaaaaaacataggaATAAGCTTgaaattaaaataacacataatacaactCAATCGATATATTGAAATCATTTGTCGGACCTAATCACAACTTGCCAAAACTCTACAAAGTAGGAAGGTTTGTTACGTTCTACACGGTAAGTTTGAATAGCATTGACTACCATCATTCCATCATTCACATCATTTATTGAATTACGCATTATCCTACGAAATACAATGTGAAACTGTACTACCACTACGTTTGTTTTTCTCCATTTGACGAAGGTCGATATTTACTTTAGAGGCGTCCTTCGCTCACTCCATGGTTGTATCGTTGGGTGATTCACTCCAAAAAAAAAAGACTTATCTAAAAGTTGATGTGATTTGGATATTCAGTTACATCGATCCATGCACGAGCTAAAATGATCTCTTCATTTGTGTCCCAAAGACGGGTCATTTTGAGAGATGAAGAAGGTTtaaaatttatagaaaataaaaaaagttcTATAAATGAAGAAGGTTTGAATATGGTGAAAAATAAAGAAGATTGTTGGTATTTACATTAGTTGATGAATGGTTtgcaattttaaattttgaagaaaaaacagttatattaaaaaaaaagtttattttttaaatatagtaGTTTTTTTTCCCGAGTTAACCCTTCCCATTCAACATACCGAGTTGAGGGTGCGGTGTTACACGTAGGACCTAGGACGTGCTGAGCTCACTCTCGAGCATCTCCATCTAGCCTAATTTATTAAgattaagttattatttgaatTCAACGTTACTTATACTTGGATCAAGTAAACTTTTTCAACAATGAAATTTGTGAAACTTTGGTGGTTTTTATGAATTTGTTTGTTGAGCACAAGAATACACCTTTTGAGGAACCAATTTTGAATTACCACACATTTTACCAATGCAACCACCCTTGATTGACTCAAACGTCAAACCAAACACCTCCGAGTCTCCTCTCCGTCAATGGCGTCCACCACCTCCCGTCGCCTACTTTTCTCCTTCTTCATCACCGTCTTCGCAATCTCCGCCGCCGCAAGACCTTGCAAAACCATATTCTTCATCACCTCATCCTCCCAATCCCATGACCCCACGGTCACCAATTCCCATCGTCTCACCTTCTTCGTCACCCAAATCCGCCAATTCCACCGCCCTGTTGACTCATCCTCCTCCGATGACGTTCTCACTTCGCATTCGCAGACCTATTATTCCTCCTCCTATGCTTCCTCGGTCAAAACCTCGATTCGCGATCGCACCATGGACATTATGAGCATCGTCGGCGCTCTTCTCTTTGGTGTTGGATGCGGAGCCCTAACTGCGGCCACCATGTATTTGATCTGGTCCATCTTCTTCTCCAGATGGTTTGATTTCAGCGGTGATTCCGACGAGGAGGAGGACGAGGAGTTCCATTACCATGACGAAGAGCCTCACATCCGTCCTGATGAGATTGCGTGCGTTGATATCCCTGGCGCTTCCAAACCTGTCCCTCCTTCTGCAGAAGAAGTTGACGCCATGAAATCGACGAATCGGTGATTTTGGTAACATATGTAATTTAATTTTCCTTGTTATTATTGAAATAATATACCATATTGATTTGCCATTGTGTTTGTTTATGGTTTATGATGTTGTGGTATCATATTTTATTTGTGTTGGGAAATGGGAAAATTAGAAAAACAGGGgtgttattttaattttaatcaaAATAGTTTTTGCTCGTTTGCTCTTAGGTCTATAGTTTAAATTTGGATATATCATGTTTTTTGTGTTAAATACAATGTCATTTACCTGTTCTACGTTTAGCCATGAGACTGGTTGATGACTACATTTACTTGTTATATATTAGCTATAAGACTTGTTGATGAGAATGTGTTTGTCTTTGGACCATAGCATCTaggttttttataattattagttATAGATGAGGGACAAATACCATAAAAGTTTAAACATTTTCATAATTGTGAAAagtcatattattattatttttttgttctgACCATAAATGAACGTAGAGTTATCactagggatgagcatcggaaccgggtacccgtttttggaaccggaaccgcttcggaactgccggttttggaactggaaccgcctcgccttaagcggttccggttccgattctcgttttttcggaaccgctacctgccggaaccggtttatatatatatatatatatatatatatatatatatatatatatatatatatatatatatatatatatatatatataaacttcatATAAATGTGTGTTACTTAGACCGGTTTAGAATATATTGGTCTGATTTTGTCCGTCTTTGGTCCGAATTGATTTGATTTGGATCGAACTAAATTGCGGTTTTATCGAAAAAGTTCACAAAATTAATGCGACCGGGTTACCCGCTCCCGGAACCGAAACCGCCGTTTCCGGGACTAGTTCTAAACATTTAAGAACTGTctagagcggttccggttccggttctaactttctaggaaccgccggttccggttctcgccaAATGAGACGGGTACCCGCCTACGTTCATCCCTAGTTATCACTTTAGCCCATTTAACAGGTTTTATGATTAAGTCAGTTAATTTTTATGCAAAATCAGTCTTAAAATTAGGTTTAAAGTTCAAATTTGATCCCTATAATTTGcaaaaaattacaccacatgTTCAAAACTCGGTCAAATGTtttttaacttcttcatttttatttattttttattttttagtcaaAACTAAACttggttttatatatttttttcatttttctaatattttttttctttttcgtttttttattcTGTTTGCCCTATAGATGAGCTacgttttttttatgtttttcctcGGCTCTTTCTGGTATCAAATCTCAATCCATTTTGGGCCCAAAGGATATGAGGTCAAAGCGATTTGGACTTTGTAATATAAGCTTATATTATTATTTAGTATTTTAGTCTTGTATACGACTATAGCCTACATATTGCCGCtgtacaagattcatattagttGCGAGATCCGTATATTATACTGATTTATAtaaatcaaaaattaaatataaaggtttatagaaaaatttatttaaattggaaattttagattttttaatttaaaatttaaattaaaaaaaacatattaactACAATCTATGTGATTAGTTATATTGTAATTTATTGACAATTTTTAGTTAAGACATTTATTAATTGAGGTGTAaatatcatatattaattaagaaaagataaaacaatgagaaaatgacataggaaaaaatttattcaaaaatattaaaaaatgtcatgtgtccaaatgaatgagagaatgacatgtgacaaaaatagTTTGATTTATTACGAAGGAttagaaatttaaaacttaaaatttaaataaagaaaacatattaaatataatatgagtagttatattgtaatttattggctATTTCAGTTAAAACATTATTAATTGAGGTGCAAATATCATGTATTAATTAAgaaaacataaatcaatgagaAAGTGACACAGGAAAAATATTTATTCAAAAGtattagaaaatgtcatgtgtccacatgaatgagagaatgacatgtgacaaaaatattttgatttattagggaggatgaaAATGGGATATTTCATGGAATATAGATTTTAGTAGTGACTTTTTCATATCATTATTCATGGCCAGCGACCGTTGACAAACTGTATGGTATCACCAACATCCGATCGTCCATTCTCATCATTCTCCACCTTAAAAAATGAACTATGATGCTCAATATGAATTATTTAACACCCATTGTAACTACTTCGATGTGGTTGATCATCTCAAAGAACCGAAAGATAATACCATCCTTTTTGCAAAtgattttgaagaagaaagtGACAGCTAGACAAGTTTGGAAGGATCTCAAAACCCTATTTCGAGATAATAAAGACGCAAAGGTGATGCAACTTGACATTGAACTTTGAAACATTCGCATTGACAATTTATTGATAACTGAGTACTACACACAAATCAAGACTATTGTGAATTTACTTGATAACATCGACACAACCATACTAAAAAAAGAATTAGGTAACGTACACAATTAATGGTCTTTCACAAAAGTTTGATTATTTGGCTAGTATTATACGTTATTGTACTCCTTTGCCCTTATTTTTGGAAATGCATTATATGCTCCTTCTTGAGTAACAAAGCAGGGACAAAATGAAAAACAACAATGTTTTCGTCTCCTTGTCACCTATCCTTTTAGCAGTTGAATCATCTCACCATGAATCAAATAATCAAGGAGGAAATAGCCATGAAGGTCATACCGGGGAAAAATCAATCGCGGTTGGGGAAACTATTGAGGTGGTCAAAATCAAAGGGTTTAAATCTTCTCCAAACATGTTTTAGCAAAGCATGTAGTGGACTATGGACGGTATCCGATTCCCGATGGTCAATCAGCCTAACAAAGTTTTCGAACCACATGTCAAAAAGGCCCATTCTAGTTTCAACCACAAGGGTAGCCCACCTTTTTTTTGGTTATTCTTACCACTCTAACAAATTAGCAACAAACTATGCACCCTTCCCCTTGACAACAACCTGGTCAATAGCTCTTTTCATACGCCCGGGAAAAATATGGGTTAGCTTGTTTCCAATTAGGCCACTTTGCTCGACAACAACCTTGGCAAAACAATTGTGCTTCAAAGTTCATGATTAACCCACTAATCTTCCGCAAATGTTCAGCATGATGACTCTCAATGATTTAAGGAATCCTAATTGGTATATAGTTTTCGATGTTATGGAACACTTGCATGAGATGAAGGTATACTTTTTTCCGTTAGAAATAATTTCATTCCTTCTTGCGTATTAGTTGGCGATGGGTCAAATATTTCTGTAAATAAATTGTCTAGAACTATTCTTCTTAATTCTAGTTTTGATCATCACTTATCCGTCAAAAATATCCTTATTACCCCTCAAATTATAAGGAAATCTCATTTATATTGAGAAGTTTACTCAAGATAACAAATGTGTCATTGAATTTGACGAATTTAGCTTTTGTGTAAAGGACTTGTCAAATACTCCTTTGATATGATAGCACGGGTGACCTATATCTTCTCACCAAACCCATAACTCAAGCTATGATCTATATCACTCCTTTCGCCTGATACAAGTGTCTCGTACGTCCAAGTCAACAACTGCTACAACATTTATTTTCtagtcatttgcatccttgtatTAATAAAAGTCTTCAAGCTTATGTCATGCTTTTCAATTAGGGAAGTGTTTTAGAATTCCATGTAGCTTGTCTCATTTTGTTGCAACTTTCCTTTCATTTGATACATTTTGATATGTGGACCTAACCAGTTACAAGTGTGCCTGGAATAAAGTATTTCGTTGTTTTTCTAGATCACTTTAATTTTCATTAGGTGTATCCTCTTCACATGAATTTTGATGtggttgttggattaggtgtctaagctcataactataattggtatgtaactGATTTGATTATAGCATGGtcctttgggttgccttcaccatagcaactagaTAGGATGAGTTTTGGATAAAGAGGTTAATAAAtggtttattgatatattataagaataatatattaattatattatttaattagtattggtcagaaattaatttagtgatcaaaggaaTTGATTAAAAGAACGGGGCCTGATTATGTAAATTAGAGATAGTTGTAGTTTTGGGCTGATGGACTCTATTGAAAAGGGTGGACGAGAATCTATGGCAAGCCCCATAGAGTTTTCATCCAAGGCCTATCATATGGGGTTTCATGGActtcttagggcctaagcaaggaaattagggtttccagctgAAAACCCCAGtagcctcaactataaaaggaaccccagCCTCTAGAAATCGACCTACCTGCttcccaagagaaaccctagctAATTTATACCTCCTTCTCCCTTAttctttgcttgtggtgtttgtgactccattagaggtgcaacactcgGGGCACTAGGCTTTCGAAGGTCAAGGAATTGAAGATGGAGTACTTATTACTACAAGATAACAAGAAAGGTAAGATCCAAACCCTATTAGTTTCGATTATGTATCTTAGGATTAGGGTTAGTCTTTGGAAATcttgtttgcatgtataacttgagaaaaacctggATCCAAAGCAATTAGAGTTGCATGTGCAGATatgaatgttgtaatgctcaaaaccatcAACAGTCACCAAAAAGTTTATATTTTTGTAGGTATGCTAAAACCAATTTCATTATAATATTCAATTGTTACAATGTGCCAATAGTGTTGAatttaataattgaatctaataacACTCAATTCCTCCAACTTTGTGATTCTAGTGGTATCCATATATGGTAATACAGGTTTCATATTTGTATACCTTGTAACAAAGTGGCAAGTTCGAACTCATGTTATGATCTATAAATAATATCATGCATGCCCTTTTGTTTCATGATCATCTTCCACACATGTATTAGGTAGAAATCTTACACATGGCCACTCATCTCCTCAACAAACTTCAATCTATCGCTCTCCAAATTGACACTCACTATCATAAGCTCTCCCACAAACAATCCACATATTCTTACATTCGTGTTTTCGACTACTTATGACACCCTCACCTTGAGGTACCTCATAAACTTTCCCCTCGTCCAATCTCGTGCATATTTATCGAATGTCCTTCGTATCATCGAGATATCGTTGTCTTAATTTAGACACAAAAAATCACTTTTTCGAGACATGTTACATTTAATGAAAATGTATTCCCTTTTTGCATACATGTGACATctctattttcacggccagaaaaagaccgatttgtttatgcttatttaaaaatcagcgTATTCTTTTTGAGGAATAAGattacggaatttgttcctagaaaacatgataatgatattatcaaagcatttccgaataaatgtattttatttatattaatacattgggatgtcatcgtcaattcaaaaacataagcataacgaaatattacaagccttacagtaattaaactagtggcctaatactccttgaatctctcaacaTAATGTATCTTTAATatcgctacctgtgatacaataaacttagtggtcaggttgggaaacctggtgagtatatagggttttcaaaccatagtaatataattattatgtttaatcatcaaacaattaacccaatttctcatccccattatcttctttattcttaaggatctaccctaaggatCATCTATACTGATAGTACTAGTTCAGGGCATGATACTTGTCAATAGGTATTCTtcaatatttattcctaaggatttgtcctaaggaataggcacaaagtccatcgctgccagggtttatctaataggcactaactccatagtttCCAGTATTATccattaggcactaagtccatagccgcCAATGTTCTTctataaggcactaagtccatcgTTGTCGGGGTTTGTCTCCTTTATTGACAATATTATTTTAGGGAATCCACCTACAATACATGTCAAGgaatttttagagtacatctggtgagcacttagttcaagaacacctacaggttgctagtctgttagcgttccactagactgtctagaatagtttgtggttatcatctatactctgctagatgacatcatctttaaattcaaggcctctcatcatctatttcatctttcatctctaATCTTCTacatcatctttcatctacccctctttacccaatatatttataggtataaaaatacatatacaatttaaatcaagtaaaacatgtataaatcgttcatctagcataaatagcaggaacacagataataagcacatataacacgtaattaatattaaatacttcatatctatgtgttagatgagggatgagcatttggaccggggaACCGACCGAAACCGGAATCGGATAGAACCGATCGGGTCGGGACCGGGACGATattcttgtggatttttggaaccgggaaccggtagaaacCGGAACCTGTGGAACCgacaaaaaccggaaccgtatttTGCTATTTCTTGAGGATTGGTTCCAACATTGAAGACACGGCAAGAACCGGTACGAACCGGGAACCGGGAGAACTGAAACCGGTAGAACTGGCGGTCCGTTCGGTTCTTAATTTCGGCCAACTTTGGGTCCTGGGTCGGTTCCATCCGGGTCGGTTCCTTTGCTTATCCCTAGtcagatgaaagtaactatgcactcacttgttaaagtgacgactcgaaattcGGACAACGCTTCGCGTTTAGCAACTATCTTTTCCTTTGACATAACCTAGTttcattatcactaagtcttattctaatatttattgtgactaattattagtctagattcattatTAATTCAAAGTCTACTGATCTGTAGATGATAAGGGA containing:
- the LOC111915958 gene encoding uncharacterized protein LOC111915958, giving the protein MASTTSRRLLFSFFITVFAISAAARPCKTIFFITSSSQSHDPTVTNSHRLTFFVTQIRQFHRPVDSSSSDDVLTSHSQTYYSSSYASSVKTSIRDRTMDIMSIVGALLFGVGCGALTAATMYLIWSIFFSRWFDFSGDSDEEEDEEFHYHDEEPHIRPDEIACVDIPGASKPVPPSAEEVDAMKSTNR